The DNA segment CACCCCGTCGAAGCGATTGAACGTGGCGTCGAGCTCGTTGGCCAGCGAGCCCGCCATGGTGACCTCGTAGTCGTTCACCAGGCGCTCTATGCATCCACCGGCTATGTTCATCGAGTAAAAGGCTATGCCTCCGACCGAGACGACGAGCAACAGGACGACGACGATAAGTATGCGGGCGCCTAAGCGGTTGAATTTCATGATTTCTCCTCCCTAAAACCATGCTGTTGGATGTTCTGCGCGGCAGGCTCTCTTTAAAACTTCTCCCTGAGCTCCTTCAGCTGCTGCGCACGTGCGTTGGCTCTCTCTTCCATTCCGAGCCGGTTGACGACCACTCTCTCGTTGACCCCCTTGAACACAACTCCCAGCGCGTCGGCGCCCGTTATGTCGAAGACCAGCCGATTTCCCCTGATCTCCCTGAGAACGGCGTTGACGACGACGGTGGTCCCGGCCATCGCCGGGGCCTCGTGCACCAGGTCCAGTCTCCATCCCACTGACAGGTAGCCCTCGGGCAGGACGCCCTCGGTGACGGCCATTGCCGCCGACACGGCGAGGGTCGCGCAGGCCGATGTCGACAGGTACTGCTTCAGATACGGCGAAGAAGCTCCGAACGTATCGTCGAGATCGACCGTCTTTTTCACCTCTCCGGTCATGCCGGTCTTCAGAAGTGCTGCAAGGTCAAGCATGCTCTATCCCTCCTCGGCGAAAAATGTTTGGACTCTATGTCTTGCCCATTTTACCTCATATCTTCTCATCGCGGAGTTAAAAATCCGTCGCATCCGCCGCTCAAATAGAATCCGCATTTTCCCCCAGGAGGGAGGCAAGCTCCGGGTCGAACTGCTTCCCGGATAGAATCCGTATCTCCTCGAGGGCCTCGCCCGCGGTGACGGCGTCCCTGTAGGGAGTCCCCCTCGTCATCACGTCGAATGAGTCGGCGAGGGCTATGATCCTGGATAGCAGCGGTATCTCCTCGCCGGACAGTCCCTTCGGGTAGCCGGTCCCGTCCCATCTCTCGTGGTGCGACAGGATTATCGGTGCGACCTTCGTCAGCTCGGGGGTCGCGGCCATGGCGATGGCATATCCCTTCTCGGCGTGGCCATGGAGCTCCGTCCTCTCCTCGGCGGTGATGGGGCCGGTCTTGTTCAACAGGCTCCACGGTATCGGGGCCTTGCCTACGTCGTGGAAGCGGACGGCCAGGTCGAGGTAGTTCATCTCCTCGTCGGACAGCCCCTTCAGCTCGCCCAGTCGCCTGGCGATGCGCCTCATGGAGTCTATGTGCTCCTTCGTCTCCGGGGTGTTCTCGTCCAGTAGCCTCAGCAGCTTCGAGAGAATCCTCGTGCGGATCTTCTTGTCCTTGGACGCCTGCTCCTCTCGCATCTCCTCCTCCGCGTCCAGCAGCGCGTTTTCGAACTTCTGCCATCGGTGGTTCTTGGCGGCGAAGCCGATGGAGATGCTCGGCGAGACGTGTATGTCCCTGAGCTTGGCGCTGTCGAAAGCCTCCGTTATCCGCTCCGAGATGAACGCCGCATCTTCCTCCCTGGTGCGAGGCAGAAGGAGCAGAAACTCGTCCTCCTTCCAGCGGATCAGTATGTCGCTGTTCCTGCTGTGCTTGCGAAGGGCCCTCGCAGCCGTCCTCATGAGCCTGTCGCCCGTGCTCT comes from the Synergistaceae bacterium genome and includes:
- a CDS encoding diguanylate cyclase; amino-acid sequence: MDDHERAPKARRDFEELADIEFLKELVRVLFNGAEDPMIIFDPGGTIAEVNRAACEMLGFAKEELRGMNFYSDLVSNPAAPEMNRICSLLHGGEGRAVATKLRGKGGETIPERILVRSLNEGTFPMLLCSASLDRRKPSGFSRRGKAPLRDPVTGLPTPAFFHEELHRVDSEVNLPISVIRADLDGMKLINSIYGKSTGDRLMRTAARALRKHSRNSDILIRWKEDEFLLLLPRTREEDAAFISERITEAFDSAKLRDIHVSPSISIGFAAKNHRWQKFENALLDAEEEMREEQASKDKKIRTRILSKLLRLLDENTPETKEHIDSMRRIARRLGELKGLSDEEMNYLDLAVRFHDVGKAPIPWSLLNKTGPITAEERTELHGHAEKGYAIAMAATPELTKVAPIILSHHERWDGTGYPKGLSGEEIPLLSRIIALADSFDVMTRGTPYRDAVTAGEALEEIRILSGKQFDPELASLLGENADSI
- a CDS encoding thioesterase, encoding MLDLAALLKTGMTGEVKKTVDLDDTFGASSPYLKQYLSTSACATLAVSAAMAVTEGVLPEGYLSVGWRLDLVHEAPAMAGTTVVVNAVLREIRGNRLVFDITGADALGVVFKGVNERVVVNRLGMEERANARAQQLKELREKF